In Chroicocephalus ridibundus chromosome 4, bChrRid1.1, whole genome shotgun sequence, one genomic interval encodes:
- the OIP5 gene encoding protein Mis18-beta, translating to MAVRQQLQKLFQEPQLSGTITVERPLFPTADAPFCFPPPASPPASPSSLSASAVVSPPRRQGPLPAECAMFQCGGCWAVLGDSLHLCAQEERRLGLLVCYRVTNNVVWEDSLVIGLEGALLGCAYNVLSCQSCGSNLGFILYSAPSDLAYLRGLFCFFKDSIICYLLEKQIIIQASKVNFPAVTLEEPAQKLKEKIVKAHIRIELLMRKVEELEQKNDVAEGQRPASDAVVLPPGYAIVRIN from the exons ATGGCGGTgcgccagcagctgcagaagcttTTCCAGGAGCCACAGCTCAGCGGGACCATCACTGTGGAGCGGCCGCTCTTCCCCACCGCTGACGCACCCTTCTGCTTCCCTCCACCGGCCTCGCCACCGGCCTCGCCGTCTTCCTTGTCGGCATCGGCGGTGGTGTCGCCCCCGCGGCGGCAGGGGCCGCTGCCGGCGGAGTGCGCCATGTTCCAGTGCGGCGGCTGCTGGGCGGTGCTGGGGGACTCGCTGCACCTGTGCGCGCAGGAGGAGCGGCGGCTTGGCCTCCTCGTCTGCTACA gAGTCACAAACAACGTGGTCTGGGAGGACTCGCTCGTGATCGGCCTGGAGGGAGCCCTCCTGGGATG TGCTTACAATGTATTATCCTGTCAGTCATGTGGCTCGAACCTGGGCTTCATTCTTTATTCTGCCCCCAGTGACCTGGCGTATCTCCGAggcctcttctgtttcttcaaggACAGCATCATCTG ttatctattagaaaaacaaattataatACAAGCTTCTAAGGTGAATTTTCCTGCGGTGACTTTGGAGGAACCAGCACAGAAA cTGAAAGAAAAGATTGTGAAGGCCCACATTCGCATAGAGTTGCTGATGAGGAAGGTGGAGGAACTGGAACAAAAGAATGATGTGGCAGAAGGGCAAAGACCTGCATCAGATGCAGTTGTCCTTCCGCCGGGATATGCAATAGTCAGGATCAACTAA